Proteins encoded in a region of the Nicotiana tomentosiformis chromosome 9, ASM39032v3, whole genome shotgun sequence genome:
- the LOC104116821 gene encoding nicotine N-demethylase CYP82E4-like, with product MYHLLSPIEAIVGLVTFAFLLYLLWTKKQSNILNPLPPKIPGGWPVIGHLFYFNNNGDDDRHFSQKLGDLADKYGPVFTFRLGFRRFLAVSSYEAMKECFSTNDIHFADRPALLYGEYLCYNNAMLAVAKYGPYWKKNRKLVNQELLSVSRLEKFKHVRFSIVQKNIKQLYNCDSPMVKINLSDWIDKLTFDIILKMVVGKTYNNGHGEILKAAFQKFMVQAMEIELYDVFHIPFFKWLDLTGNIKAMKQTFKDIDNIIQGWLDEHIKKRETKDVGGENEQDFIDVLLSKRSNEHLGDGYSHDTTIKATVFTLVLDATDTLALHIKWVMALMINNKNVMKKAQEEMDTIVGRDRWVEENDIKNLVYLQAIVKEVLRLHPPAPLSVQHLSVKDCVVNGYHIPKGTALLTNIMKLQRDPQIWVDPDTFDPERFLTTNAAIDYRGQHYELIPFGSGRRACPAMNYSLQVEHLSIAHLIQGFNFATTTNEPLDMKQGVGLTLPKKTDVEVLITPRLPPTLYQY from the exons ATGTATCATCTTCTTTCTCCCATAGAAGCCATTGTAGGACTTGTAACCTTTGCATTTCTACTCTACTTGCTATGGACAAAAAAACAATCAAATATCTTAAACCCACTGCCTCCAAAAATCCCAGGTGGATGGCCAGTAATCGGCCATCTCTTTTAtttcaacaacaatggcgatgaTGACcgccatttttctcaaaaactcgGAGACTTAGCTGACAAATATGGTCCCGTCTTCACATTCCGGTTAGGGTTTCGCCGTTTCTTGGCGGTGAGTAGTTATGAAGCTATGAAAGAATGCTTCTCTACCAATGATATCCATTTCGCCGATCGGCCAGCTTTACTTTACGGAGAATACCTTTGCTATAACAATGCCATGCTTGCTGTTGCCAAATATGGCCCTTACTGGAAAAAAAATCGAAAGCTAGTCAATCAAGAACTTCTCTCCGTTAGTCGGCTCGAAAAATTCAAACATGTTAGATTTTCTATAGTTCAGAAAAATATTAAACAATTGTATAATTGTGATTCACCAATGGTGAAGATAAACCTTAGTGATTGGATAGATAAATTGACATTCGACATCattttgaaaatggttgttgggAAGACCTATAATAATGGACATGGAGAAATACTCAAAGCAGCTTTTCAGAAGTTCATGGTTCAAGCTATGGAGATTGAGCTCTATGATGTTTTTCACATTCCATTTTTCAAGTGGTTGGATCTTACAGGGAATATTAAGGCTATGAAACAAACTTTCAAAGACATTGATAATATTATCCAAGGTTGGTTAGATGAGCACATTAAGAAGAGAGAAACAAAGGATGTTGGAGGTGAAAATGAACAAGATTTTATTGATGTGCTGCTTTCCAAGAGGAGCAACGAACATCTTGGCGATGGTTACTCTCATGACACCACCATCAAAGCAACAGTATTC actttgGTCTTGGATGCAACAGACACACTTGCACTTCATATAAAGTGGGTAATGGCGTTAATGATAAACAATAAGAATGTCATGAAGAAAGCACAAGAAGAGATGGACACCATTGTTGGTAGAGATAGATGGGTAGAAGAGAATGATATCAAGAATTTGGTGTATCTTCAAGCAATTGTTAAAGAAGTATTACGATTACATCCACCTGCACCTTTGTCAGTACAACACCTATCCGTAAAAGATTGTGTTGTCAATGGATACCATATTCCTAAGGGGACTGCACTACTTACAAATATTATGAAACTTCAACGAGACCCACAAATATGGGTAGATCCTGATACATTCGATCCAGAAAGATTCTTGACGACTAATGCTGCAATTGACTATCGCGGGCAGCACTATGAGTTGATCCCGTTTGGATCAGGGAGACGAGCTTGTCCCGCGATGAATTACTCATTGCAAGTGGAACACCTTTCAATTGCTCATTTGATCCAGGGTTTCAATTTTGCAACTACGACTAACGAGCCTTTGGATATGAAACAAGGCGTGGGTCTAACTTTACCTAAGAAGACAGATGTTGAAGTGCTAATTACACCTCGCCTTCCTCCTACGCTTTATCAATATTAA